GGGATGTTGGACCGCAGGTTGATGGGGAAGTCATACCGCGCTACGCGGGCGAGCCGCGCCTCGTCGGTTTCGAGCCGACCGATCAACAGGTCGGTGAAGTGCTTGTGGTAGACCTCGGCCTTGAGCGTCACGCGGCCGGGCAGATCGCGCTCGACGCCGGCCGATACCTGCGCGGAGCGCTCGCTCCGCAGCCGCGCGTCGGTGGAGAAGTCGAGCACGTAGTCGCTTTGCGCCAGCTTTTCGTACCCCGGGCTCTGCGTGTAGAGCCCGGCCGCCGCTCGCAGACGGGTCGCGTCGCCGACGCCCAGCAGGCCCGACAGGCGCGGCGAGAACAGCGTTTCGCCGGTGGCCCCCGGACGGTCCCAGCGCAGTCCGGCCTGGAGCGACCCGCGCGAGCCCACCGGGAACGTATCCTGGATCCACGCGCCCGCGCGCGTCGATTGCTGCGACGAGTCGAGCAGGTCGGGCAGCCCGGCGCCGCCCCGGACGCTCGAGCCGTTCGCCGCACTCGGATTGCGATCGCCGTCGATCTCGAACCGCAGCGCGGTTGACAGGCGGTGCGCCTCGAAGCCGGTTGCGAGCACGTGCGAGCCGAGCGCGAAGGCGAACTCCTGTCGCAGCGAAACGTCCTTGACCGACAGCGCGCGATTGAACGCGACGTTGGCGGTGTCGAAGCTGTCCTCGGGCGGCGCGTTCGAGCGCCGGCTGGTGTTCTCGAAGCTGGCATCCACGCCGAAGGTCGACCGGGTGTCCGAGTACCCGGCCACCGTGTGCGATTGTCCGCGCGTGCCGATCGACGCGTCGAACCTTACCCACGCCAGGTCGTTCTCGGTATCGTCCTGGAACTCGCCCCGCGCATCGTCTTCATCAATCGCGATGGCGGCGTCCTGGCGGCTGCGCAGGCCGAACACGGTGAGCGTGCGGCCGGGCGCGGCTTCCCACACGCCCTTGGCCTGCAGGTCGGCAAAGGCGGGGAACTCCTGGCCGGTCAGCGGTGACGCCACCAGGTCGTAGTAGGTGCGGCGTCCGGTCACCAGCCACGAACCGGTGGCCCGGCCCGGCAACCGGCCTTCGAGCACGAGGTTGGCGTCGGTGATGCTGAGCGACGCCGAGCCGGCGAGGGTCTCGGCCCGCGTCCCCTCGCGGTTCTCCACCATCAACAGGGACGACAGCCGGTCGCCGTAGAGGGCGCTGAAGCCGCCGGTGGACAGCTCGAAGCGTTCGATGGTTTCGGGATTGAACGCGCTGGTGAGACCGAACAGCCGATAGGGGTCGTGAATCTCAACACCGTCCATCACGGTGAGGTTCTGATCGGGCGACCCGCCACGCACCGCGAT
This portion of the Acidobacteriota bacterium genome encodes:
- a CDS encoding TonB-dependent receptor — protein: MFNRLALALAIAFLAEPALAQSPSRTVSGTVVDAESRAPISNARLSLNQLLATTDAAGRFSLAVPAGQIALLVAATGYFPLAADLDVPESGLAAVELALAPDTGFATSVAVTATRPAAAPATEVIAPVEVLRTPGALDNVYRTLQTLPGVAATEEFGSRIAVRGGSPDQNLTVMDGVEIHDPYRLFGLTSAFNPETIERFELSTGGFSALYGDRLSSLLMVENREGTRAETLAGSASLSITDANLVLEGRLPGRATGSWLVTGRRTYYDLVASPLTGQEFPAFADLQAKGVWEAAPGRTLTVFGLRSRQDAAIAIDEDDARGEFQDDTENDLAWVRFDASIGTRGQSHTVAGYSDTRSTFGVDASFENTSRRSNAPPEDSFDTANVAFNRALSVKDVSLRQEFAFALGSHVLATGFEAHRLSTALRFEIDGDRNPSAANGSSVRGGAGLPDLLDSSQQSTRAGAWIQDTFPVGSRGSLQAGLRWDRPGATGETLFSPRLSGLLGVGDATRLRAAAGLYTQSPGYEKLAQSDYVLDFSTDARLRSERSAQVSAGVERDLPGRVTLKAEVYHKHFTDLLIGRLETDEARLARVARYDFPINLRSNIPVDPLITTLPSNDGRGRSYGFDVFVSRTSPPAGARVSGWASYTWGRTTRDAYGRRYDFEYDRRHAFTMVGAYRFTPRWELASTIRIASGFPRTAPLGVRVAAAEDTEDRDNDGVTDELLPGRDASGRLIYEVDFGNTVNINEARLPVFARVDLRATWRPRGAAGRWELYAEIINLLNRQNAGALDARLEHDPNADQPRIVEEADQSIPLLPTVGIRFRF